A section of the Pithys albifrons albifrons isolate INPA30051 chromosome 4, PitAlb_v1, whole genome shotgun sequence genome encodes:
- the SLC35B3 gene encoding adenosine 3'-phospho 5'-phosphosulfate transporter 2, translating into MDLKFTSSRKYISISVPSKSQTMSPHIKSVDDVVVLGMNLSKFSKPTQFFICVSGVFMFYLIYGYLQELIFSVEGFKPFGWYLTLVQFGFYSIFGLIELQLIQDKRRRIPGKTYMIIAFLTVGTMGLSNTSLGYLNYPTQVIFKCCKLIPVMIGGVFIQGKRYNVVDVSAALCMSLGLIWFTLADSTVAPNFNLTGVVLISLALCADAVIGNVQEKAMKLHNGSNSEMVLYSYSIGFVYILFGLTCTSGLSPAVTFCSKHLIQTYGYAFLFSLTGYFGISFVLALIKIFGALLAVTVTTGRKAMTIVLSFLFFAKPFTLQYVWSGLLVVLGIFLNVYSKNMDKIKLPSLHGLWKKTMEERKTRTLSQTV; encoded by the exons ATGGATCTGAAATTCACTTCatcaagaaaatacatttccatCAGTGTGCCTTCCAAATCTCAAACTATGTCTCCTCATATCAAATCAGTAGATGATGTTGTAGTTCTTGGCATGAATCTCAGCAAATTTAGCAAACCTACTCAATTCTTCATCTGTGTGTCTGGAGTTTTTATGTTTTATCTGATCTATGGATATTTACAG gAATTGATATTTTCAGTGGAAGGTTTTAAACCTTTTGGTTGGTACCTCACTTTAGTGCAATTTggattttattccatttttggACTAATAGAATTGCAGTTGATTCAGGACAAAAGGAGAAG AATTCCTGGCAAAACCTACATGATAATAGCATTTTTGACAGTGGGAACTATGGGCTTGTCAAATACCTCTTTAGGATATCTGAATTACCCTACTCAAGTCATCTTCAAGTGCTGTAAGCTGATTCCAGTTATGATAGGTGGAGTTTTTATACAAG GAAAACGTTACAACGTTGTAGATGTGTCTGCTGCCCTGTGTATGAGTCTTGGATTAATATGGTTTACTTTAGCTGACAGCACAGTTGCACCAAACTTCAACTTGACAG GTGTGGTCCTAATATCCCTCGCCCTCTGCGCAGATGCAGTTATAGGAAATGTACAGGAAAAAGCTATGAAGTTGCACAATGGTTCTAACTCAGAAATG GTTTTGTATTCCTATTCAATAGGTTTTGTGTATATTTTATTTGGATTAACGTGCACTAGTGGATTAAGCCCTGCAGTAACTTTTTGCTCAAAG CATCTAATTCAGACTTATGGTTATGCATTCCTTTTCTCCCTGACTGGCTATTTTGGCATATCCTTTGTTTTAGCCCTGATTAAAATCTTTGGTGCCCTTCTCGCTGTAACAG taacaacaggaagaaaagcaatgaccattgtgctttcttttttattctttgcaaaGCCATTTACATTACA GTACGTGTGGTCAGGCTTGCTGGTTGTCCTTGGTATATTTCTTAATGTTTACAGTAAGAATATGGATAAAATCAAACTGCCTTCACTGCATGGTCTTTGGAAAAAAACtatggaagaaaggaaaacaaggacgTTGTCCCAAACTGTATAG